The Pseudomonas rhizosphaerae genomic sequence AACGCTGCACCGACATCGCCGATATCGGCACTGGCGTTGTCTTTCTCGGCGGCGAACTTAGCCACTTCCTGGGCCGAGCTCATGTCGGTGTCCATGTGCTTGAGGCCGTACTTGTTGGCCAGGTCGTCCCAGGTGCCTTTCCAGTTGGCCCAGGCATCGGGCATGCCGACGCTGTTGACCATGCCTTCGGTCTTGGCCGCGGCTTCCAGGGTGGGTAGATCGGTATCCGCGGCCGAGGCCAGGTTGCACAACGCGATGCTCGAACCTAACAGTGTGGCCAGGAAAAGCTTTTTCATCCGGTGCTCCTATGGGCGCCTATCGAAACGAGGGGACTGTCGACGATTGGATTGATCAGGATCAGCAATACCCGAGCCAACGTAGGGGACGCGCATGACATTTTGACGTCGAGCGCGCAGCCACAGGCATGCTCAGGGCAGTCGCGCCCCTGGAAACCAAGCGTAGACGAGATTTTCCGTTTCGATCGGTGCGGCGCGAGGATAGTTGCAAGCAGGGATGTACAAAGCGATAGCCGGGCAGGGCCGCCAAGCGGGCCCCGCGAGGCGCAGGGGGATCAGTGGTTCACGGTGAAGGCCAGCATCGCCGACAGCTGGCACATCGGCCGGCCGCTTTCGGCGTGCCACTGGTTGAACGCGGCCTGCACGGCCGCCTGGTCGCGCTTGGAACTGGGCACCTTGTCGACGATCTCCTGGGCGTTCAGTGCGGCCACCACGTCCCAGCTGGGAATGAAGGTGTCCTTGCCGATCATGCGCAGGAAGCGTGGCGCCGACAGCCCGCCCATCTGGTTGCCGTGCTTGGCGATGTACTGCCACAGCCCGGTGATGTCTTCCACCGGCCAGTCGGCGATGAAGTCACCGAAACTGCCGTGCTCCATGGCCACGTCGAGAATCATCTGGGCATTACGCGGGACGCTCTTGAGCTTGCCGAAATGACGAATGATGCGGGTGTCCTGCATCAGCCGTTCCAGGCGCTCGGCGCCCATGAGCACGATCTTCTCCGGATCGAAGCCGAAGAACACTTCTTCGAAGGCAGGCCACTTCGAGTCAACCAGGCTGTGCTTCAAACCCGCGCGGAAGACCCGCAGGGCCATGGTCGACAGGTAGCGGTCGGCGCTGATCTTGCGCAGCTGCGCCGGGGACTTGGCCGTGGGCAGACGCGCCTCGAGCGCTTTCTGCGAGCCGAAGCGATTAAGGCAGTATTCGTTCAGCCACTTGTAGTCTTGCATGGAGCCGGTGTCCTCAACTGCTGGATGAATGCACGGGCAGGTCGCCTTCGCGCAGCCAGACCTCGTCGATGCGGTGGTCCGGTGCCTTGTGCAGAACCATCTGCGCCCGATCGCGGGTCACCAGGATGTTTTCCGTGAGGTTCTTCAGGTTGACCTCTTCCCACAAATAGTCGGCGCGCGCCTGTGCAGCGTCGCCCGATAGAGTGGTCAGGCTCATGAAGCGTTCCATGTACCAGTGACGAATGTCGGCGGTAGGGGCATCCAGGTAGATGGAGAAGTCGTGGGCATGGTCCAGCTGGAGGATGTTCAGCCCCTCCAGAATGAGGATGTCCGGCTGGTCGATCAGGTGCGAGTGCGTGTCGATGTCCTTGATCGCCTGGGAATAGACCGGCACCTGCAAATCACGGACGCCCTGCCTGAGATCGTGCAGGAACGCCTTCAGGTCGTCGGTGCGGTAGCTTTCCGGGAAGCCCTTGCGCGGCATCAGCTGACGCTCTTCCAGGATCCGGTTGGGATACAGGAAGCCATCGGTGCTGACCACCTCGACCCGCGGTGCTTCCGGCCAGCCCTCGAACCGTTCCTTGAGCAGCGTGGACAGGGTGCTCTTGCCCACGGCGACGCTGCCGGCGATGGCCACCACGAAGGTGTGCCGATGGCCTTGATAGTGCTCGCGGATGTGTTCGCTGATCCAGGCCAGCGGCGACTCGTCGCCGAACGCCATGGCGGGGTACTTGGTGTAGGCGTGGATGCTCAAGCGTGGCCCGCCATCGTGCGATGCAACCTGCGATTCGACTTAGCCACGCGGTGTGCTCAACAGCTGTGCGGTCTGGCCCAGGCGCTTGCCCAGTGCCCGGCAAAGGGTCTTTTCGTGCTCGTCGAGCGCGCGCTTGCCATCGGCGCCGGCGTGGTGGCTGGCGCCGTAGGGGGTGCCGCCGCCCTGGGTTTCCACCAGGGCCGACTCGCTGTAGGGCAGCCCGGTGATGAGCATGCCGTGGTGCAGCAGGGGCAGCAGCATCGACAGCAGGGTGGTTTCCTGGCCGCCGTGCAGGCTGGCGGTGGAGGTGAACACACCGGCCGGCTTGCCGACCAGGTCGCCGCTGAGCCACAGGCTGCTGGTGCCGTCGAGGAAGTACTTGAGCGGTGCGGCCATGTTGCCGAAGCGCGTAGGGCTGCCCAGCGCCAGGCCAGCACAATTCTTCAGGTCATCAAGGCTGGCGTAGACCGCGCCCTGCTCGGGGATCGAGGGTGCCACGGCTTCGCATTCGGTCGAGACCGCCGGCACGCAGCGCAGACGTGCTTCCAGGCCGCTGGCTTCGACGCCGCGGGCAATCTGCCGCGCCATCTCGGCGGTGGCGCCGTGGCGGCTGTAATAAAGCACCAGGATGTAGGCTGTGTTCACGCAAGAATCTCCAGTACGTTTTCCGGTGGCCGGCCGATGACCGCGCGTTCGCCATTGACCAGAATCGGACGCTCGATCAGTTTCGGATGCTGGGCCATGGCTTGCACCAGGGCTTCTTCGCCCAGGGTGGCGTCGGCCAGGTCCAGGGTTTTGTATTCCTCTTCACCGGTGCGCAACAGCGCCCGGGCACTGATGCCCAGCTTGCCCAGCAGCGCTTGCAGGGTGGCCGCATCGGGCGGCGTTTCCAGGTAGCGCACGATGACGGGCTCGAGCCCACGGGCTTGCAGAAGCTCCAGCGCCGCGCGGGATTTGGAGCAGCGCGGATTATGGTAAAGGGTCA encodes the following:
- a CDS encoding DNA-3-methyladenine glycosylase I; translated protein: MQDYKWLNEYCLNRFGSQKALEARLPTAKSPAQLRKISADRYLSTMALRVFRAGLKHSLVDSKWPAFEEVFFGFDPEKIVLMGAERLERLMQDTRIIRHFGKLKSVPRNAQMILDVAMEHGSFGDFIADWPVEDITGLWQYIAKHGNQMGGLSAPRFLRMIGKDTFIPSWDVVAALNAQEIVDKVPSSKRDQAAVQAAFNQWHAESGRPMCQLSAMLAFTVNH
- a CDS encoding type I pantothenate kinase, which codes for MSIHAYTKYPAMAFGDESPLAWISEHIREHYQGHRHTFVVAIAGSVAVGKSTLSTLLKERFEGWPEAPRVEVVSTDGFLYPNRILEERQLMPRKGFPESYRTDDLKAFLHDLRQGVRDLQVPVYSQAIKDIDTHSHLIDQPDILILEGLNILQLDHAHDFSIYLDAPTADIRHWYMERFMSLTTLSGDAAQARADYLWEEVNLKNLTENILVTRDRAQMVLHKAPDHRIDEVWLREGDLPVHSSSS
- the wrbA gene encoding NAD(P)H:quinone oxidoreductase, whose translation is MNTAYILVLYYSRHGATAEMARQIARGVEASGLEARLRCVPAVSTECEAVAPSIPEQGAVYASLDDLKNCAGLALGSPTRFGNMAAPLKYFLDGTSSLWLSGDLVGKPAGVFTSTASLHGGQETTLLSMLLPLLHHGMLITGLPYSESALVETQGGGTPYGASHHAGADGKRALDEHEKTLCRALGKRLGQTAQLLSTPRG
- the arsC gene encoding arsenate reductase (glutaredoxin) (This arsenate reductase requires both glutathione and glutaredoxin to convert arsenate to arsenite, after which the efflux transporter formed by ArsA and ArsB can extrude the arsenite from the cell, providing resistance.) → MTQLTLYHNPRCSKSRAALELLQARGLEPVIVRYLETPPDAATLQALLGKLGISARALLRTGEEEYKTLDLADATLGEEALVQAMAQHPKLIERPILVNGERAVIGRPPENVLEILA